A section of the Roseivirga sp. BDSF3-8 genome encodes:
- a CDS encoding amidohydrolase family protein: protein MTKCSTFLSALLCIFLCYINDSHAQERKALVGGTLVDGFGGTPIQNSVILIEGEKIKAVGTQGSLEIPGDAEIISTEGMTVMPGLWDMHVHLMINGHATYSEWHPTYRDTFKEVIMPASANQLLMAGVTSARDLGAPLEEIMSVKNRINSGEIPGPTLYVSGPFIQHAPYPGTDDYRWGVSGEKDARAKVKKLADAGVDCIKLIDQDEMTREEVFAVVDEAHKNDLPVVAHAHRPNEIRLGLEAGVDCFEHTGLSSAPAYPDDIMKMLAERTAQMNKGPLFWTPTVEGLYNYEYVRDNPEKLDNDCWKLGLPDSIVNDIYSSIQKPGELPYFQLTPVRKPTLEKKVNQLREAGVVLMVGTDSGIPMKFHCQSTWNELDVWVNEFGFDPLYAIKAATYWPSVMMGVDDKYGTVTEGKYADIIAVKGDAVRYISLLQNVEMVMKHGKRVK from the coding sequence ATGACGAAATGTTCAACTTTTTTATCTGCCTTGCTATGTATTTTTCTGTGCTATATAAATGATTCTCACGCCCAGGAGCGCAAAGCCCTGGTAGGAGGAACACTGGTAGATGGTTTTGGAGGCACGCCTATACAAAACAGCGTTATCTTAATTGAGGGAGAAAAGATTAAAGCTGTAGGCACCCAGGGATCACTTGAAATCCCCGGTGACGCCGAAATAATCAGCACCGAAGGGATGACCGTAATGCCAGGTCTGTGGGATATGCACGTACACCTTATGATCAATGGACATGCCACCTATAGCGAGTGGCACCCTACCTATCGGGACACATTTAAAGAAGTAATAATGCCTGCCTCAGCTAATCAGCTTCTTATGGCCGGTGTCACTTCTGCCCGTGACCTCGGGGCGCCTCTTGAGGAAATTATGAGTGTAAAAAACCGCATCAATAGCGGGGAAATACCCGGCCCCACCCTCTATGTTTCCGGTCCGTTCATACAGCACGCACCCTACCCCGGTACAGATGATTATCGCTGGGGAGTGAGCGGGGAAAAAGATGCCCGTGCGAAAGTAAAGAAGCTTGCCGATGCCGGAGTAGACTGCATCAAACTAATAGATCAGGATGAGATGACCCGAGAGGAGGTATTTGCTGTAGTGGATGAAGCTCATAAAAACGATCTGCCGGTAGTGGCCCACGCCCATCGCCCAAATGAAATACGCCTCGGACTTGAAGCCGGGGTAGATTGCTTTGAGCATACCGGCTTGTCTTCGGCACCTGCTTACCCTGATGATATCATGAAAATGCTGGCAGAAAGAACCGCCCAAATGAACAAAGGCCCGCTATTCTGGACCCCTACCGTAGAAGGACTCTATAATTATGAATATGTGCGCGATAACCCTGAAAAACTAGACAATGACTGCTGGAAGCTGGGATTACCCGACTCGATAGTAAACGACATTTATTCCTCCATCCAAAAGCCAGGTGAGCTCCCCTATTTTCAGCTTACACCTGTCAGAAAACCCACCCTCGAAAAAAAGGTCAATCAATTAAGAGAGGCAGGGGTTGTGCTTATGGTAGGCACAGATAGCGGAATCCCCATGAAGTTCCATTGCCAGAGCACCTGGAATGAGCTTGACGTTTGGGTAAACGAATTCGGATTTGACCCCCTGTACGCCATTAAAGCAGCCACCTACTGGCCCTCTGTAATGATGGGTGTGGACGATAAGTACGGCACCGTAACTGAAGGTAAATACGCAGATATAATTGCGGTAAAAGGAGACGCTGTCCGTTACATAAGCTTATTACAAAATGTAGAAATGGTGATGAAGCATGGCAAAAGGGTTAAATAA
- a CDS encoding helix-turn-helix domain-containing protein: MQRQVASLPTLFADYSERISTIDGNASVVHYVQQRSADRVKVKLDSHLIVLIRSGSKMLYHHTGNNTVPPGEGFFLKKGQYLMSEKPQGEMPYESFLIFFNDEFAHRNLSHITTPPVVNGTVGDTCDMVRVGPDLRIDEFGKSLRQYFPVQEPEPFLSSMLTIKIQEIVQLLIMSKATPGFQSLFRRLYDPAVCDLEKLMEMHFKDNLSLEQLAFLSDCSLSTFKRKFEQAYGQSPGKWIQGRKLQEAYTMLATTGFSVKEIAYACGFENSSHFIQSFRQRFGNTPAQYRQALLAS, encoded by the coding sequence ATGCAAAGACAAGTAGCCAGTTTGCCCACTCTATTTGCTGATTATTCCGAACGTATTTCCACAATCGATGGCAATGCTTCTGTTGTTCATTACGTTCAGCAGCGATCCGCTGACAGAGTCAAAGTAAAACTGGACAGCCACCTAATCGTACTGATACGAAGTGGTTCAAAAATGCTGTACCACCACACAGGCAATAATACAGTGCCTCCGGGCGAAGGGTTTTTTCTAAAGAAGGGCCAGTACCTTATGTCTGAAAAGCCCCAGGGTGAAATGCCATACGAAAGCTTTCTCATATTTTTTAATGACGAATTTGCCCATCGGAATCTATCTCATATTACTACTCCTCCGGTGGTAAACGGTACGGTGGGTGATACATGTGATATGGTAAGGGTAGGGCCGGATCTACGGATTGATGAGTTTGGGAAAAGTCTGAGACAGTACTTTCCGGTTCAGGAGCCTGAGCCTTTCCTTTCTTCTATGCTCACTATCAAAATACAGGAGATCGTTCAGTTGCTTATTATGTCCAAGGCTACCCCGGGCTTTCAGTCCCTGTTTCGTCGTCTGTACGATCCTGCCGTGTGTGATTTGGAGAAGCTCATGGAAATGCATTTTAAGGACAACCTCTCGCTTGAGCAGCTTGCCTTTTTATCTGATTGTAGCCTGAGTACCTTCAAGAGGAAGTTTGAGCAGGCGTATGGCCAGTCTCCAGGTAAGTGGATACAGGGGCGTAAACTGCAGGAGGCGTATACCATGCTGGCCACCACAGGGTTTTCTGTAAAGGAAATAGCATATGCCTGTGGCTTTGAGAACTCTTCACATTTTATCCAGTCTTTTCGCCAGCGATTCGGCAATACTCCCGCACAATACAGGCAAGCCCTTCTGGCATCATAA
- a CDS encoding DinB family protein gives MEQLLQMPDIPQRAARITSHMLQAERIWTDRILSRTEKTPGPWDELSSESWLAMAEHNLEDIRRIAETESRLSMEADYTNTKGQTFRNFVRDILQHLLLHGAYHRGQLALLLRQNGENPPATDYIFYLRE, from the coding sequence ATGGAGCAGTTACTTCAAATGCCTGATATCCCGCAAAGAGCAGCTCGCATCACCTCGCACATGTTGCAGGCAGAGAGAATATGGACGGACAGGATATTGTCTCGAACAGAAAAAACGCCAGGTCCCTGGGATGAGCTTTCGTCTGAAAGCTGGCTCGCTATGGCTGAACATAACCTGGAAGATATCAGGCGTATCGCAGAGACTGAGAGCCGGTTAAGCATGGAAGCGGATTATACGAATACCAAAGGGCAAACTTTCAGAAATTTTGTACGGGATATTTTGCAGCACCTCCTGCTACACGGCGCGTATCACCGGGGACAACTGGCCCTGCTACTCAGGCAAAACGGTGAAAATCCTCCTGCTACGGACTATATTTTTTACCTCAGAGAATGA
- a CDS encoding sensor histidine kinase, with protein MGLSKRISQFKESQLASSSLKFVYQQRLMTQVLLLGILAAVAHVILDAYHRVWVGVGIDMVLLFNIVLIYLFNRRGYFIFSRLYLVVFINLAFYVVANMVPRSYGMYFLFMPMVCLPFVLFEYHKQLIRWTMSLLPIILILALEVTGYESSIIPYRITGDHAYSFLLNYLSAAVTLYFIVDFMVKAHLRAESNLEHNQERLRTLTEDLGYKNRQLEKANKELDRFVYSASHDLKAPLASIKGLIDLARRDEMPAEVDYLNMMEERVDHLEKFIFEITTYSRNSRQVVNPEYLAVPELIDEVVRGLRFMPGAELIRLQIDDRIGAPVFADKYRLTIILNNLISNAIKYHRLDREDPFIRIELVVKNGSLLMTVEDNGPGIPAEQTVRIFEMFYRGAETSDGTGLGLYIAREVAERLNGSIVVDSVSGTGTRFTFSMPLEQPRLQDAHLVSKAVFPEK; from the coding sequence ATGGGATTAAGCAAGCGAATTTCACAATTCAAAGAATCACAACTTGCCAGCTCGTCTTTAAAATTTGTTTACCAGCAGCGTCTGATGACCCAGGTTTTACTATTGGGTATACTGGCCGCAGTAGCACATGTAATACTGGATGCTTACCACAGGGTGTGGGTAGGTGTAGGTATTGATATGGTGTTGCTTTTCAATATTGTACTGATCTACCTGTTCAACAGGCGAGGGTATTTTATATTTAGCAGATTATACCTGGTCGTTTTCATAAACCTGGCGTTTTATGTGGTAGCTAATATGGTACCGCGCAGTTATGGCATGTATTTCCTCTTCATGCCTATGGTTTGCCTTCCTTTCGTACTATTTGAGTATCATAAGCAGTTGATCCGATGGACCATGAGTCTACTTCCGATCATCCTTATTCTTGCTCTGGAAGTCACCGGCTATGAATCCTCTATTATTCCTTACCGTATCACAGGTGACCATGCCTATTCCTTCCTGCTGAATTACCTGAGTGCTGCTGTTACCCTGTACTTCATTGTAGACTTTATGGTGAAAGCTCACCTGCGAGCTGAAAGTAACCTGGAACATAATCAGGAAAGACTGAGGACCCTTACTGAGGATCTGGGGTATAAAAATCGCCAATTGGAAAAGGCGAATAAGGAACTTGACCGGTTTGTCTATAGTGCTTCTCATGACCTCAAAGCCCCGCTTGCTTCCATAAAGGGGCTGATTGACTTGGCCAGACGGGACGAAATGCCCGCTGAGGTTGACTATCTGAATATGATGGAGGAGCGTGTGGATCATCTTGAAAAGTTCATTTTTGAAATCACTACCTATTCGCGAAATAGTCGCCAGGTAGTGAATCCGGAATATCTGGCAGTGCCGGAATTGATAGATGAGGTGGTAAGAGGCCTGCGTTTTATGCCAGGTGCAGAATTGATCCGGCTTCAAATAGATGATAGGATAGGGGCTCCGGTTTTTGCTGATAAGTATCGACTGACGATAATATTAAACAACCTGATTAGCAATGCCATTAAGTACCACAGGCTTGATAGGGAGGATCCTTTTATCAGAATAGAACTGGTGGTGAAAAATGGGAGCTTGCTGATGACGGTAGAAGATAACGGCCCCGGCATACCAGCTGAGCAGACAGTGAGGATCTTCGAGATGTTCTACCGCGGGGCGGAAACTTCAGATGGCACAGGCCTGGGCCTCTATATTGCCCGTGAGGTAGCTGAAAGACTGAATGGCTCTATTGTGGTGGACTCTGTATCAGGCACTGGTACCCGATTTACATTTTCTATGCCTCTGGAGCAGCCAAGACTACAGGATGCACACCTGGTAAGCAAGGCAGTTTTTCCGGAAAAATAG
- a CDS encoding TMEM43 family protein, with product MSSYSSNKDMTLKGEKTLLSIPATFLGILALTAAILLLFWNESRNRRDTEQLQQAAAGMSPFSDMPQNQEPVPGQLYWVSDELTSADLLTDPQFGITVRGLKMKRRVETYQWVEEPARVNTYAHALAYEKEYTYSKVWREGLIDSRSFKRREEHLNPMKIPVDGLVIQSEKVYAGSYPVSSRLLASADNYMPYIPEHLDSETPSLPAGVLYIGEGSPENPKIGDTKVWWEVVPEGTYSLLSTYKEGMLEPYEAKPGQQIGIVMPGVVTKKVMLNHLKDNQKLLTWYLRALGTILCLFALYLFKLARSRQRLASSPYAIG from the coding sequence ATGAGTTCATACTCTTCCAATAAGGATATGACGTTGAAAGGCGAAAAAACACTGCTGAGCATTCCGGCGACCTTTTTGGGAATCCTGGCCCTCACAGCAGCCATTTTGCTATTATTTTGGAATGAATCCCGTAACCGCAGAGACACCGAGCAACTTCAGCAAGCGGCTGCAGGCATGAGCCCCTTTTCAGATATGCCCCAGAACCAGGAACCCGTACCCGGGCAGCTATACTGGGTATCTGATGAACTTACCAGTGCTGACTTACTAACAGACCCTCAGTTCGGCATTACCGTCAGGGGTCTGAAAATGAAAAGAAGGGTTGAAACGTATCAGTGGGTGGAAGAACCTGCACGGGTAAATACTTATGCCCATGCGCTCGCTTACGAAAAGGAGTATACCTACAGCAAAGTCTGGCGTGAGGGCCTGATAGACAGCCGTAGTTTTAAACGTCGCGAAGAGCACTTAAACCCAATGAAAATCCCGGTGGATGGGTTGGTGATACAGTCTGAAAAAGTGTATGCCGGAAGCTACCCCGTCAGCAGCAGGCTACTGGCATCGGCAGATAACTATATGCCCTATATACCTGAGCATCTTGATTCAGAAACTCCATCCTTACCCGCCGGAGTATTGTATATAGGGGAAGGTAGTCCCGAGAACCCTAAGATTGGTGATACAAAGGTATGGTGGGAGGTTGTGCCGGAAGGGACTTACAGCCTGCTCTCAACCTATAAGGAAGGGATGCTGGAGCCCTACGAAGCCAAACCGGGTCAGCAAATCGGTATTGTTATGCCGGGTGTTGTCACAAAAAAGGTTATGTTGAATCACCTGAAAGATAATCAAAAGTTGCTCACCTGGTATTTACGCGCACTAGGTACCATCCTTTGCCTTTTTGCCCTTTACCTTTTCAAGCTGGCAAGGAGTCGCCAGCGCCTGGCCAGCTCACCCTACGCAATAGGATAA
- a CDS encoding DUF3817 domain-containing protein — protein MIPALRITALLEGISFLVLLFIAMPLKYAFDQPDMVRITGMAHGVLFIAYVMLVLVVAVRRSWTVKVSFLALLASVLPFGTFVADRKIFRD, from the coding sequence ATGATACCTGCGCTGAGAATTACGGCCCTTTTAGAGGGTATATCCTTTCTTGTTCTATTGTTTATTGCGATGCCCCTCAAATATGCCTTTGACCAACCGGATATGGTGCGGATAACGGGCATGGCCCATGGGGTACTATTTATAGCCTACGTTATGCTGGTATTAGTAGTGGCTGTTCGGCGATCCTGGACGGTAAAAGTCTCATTTCTGGCCTTGCTGGCTTCCGTACTTCCCTTCGGTACCTTTGTGGCAGACAGGAAGATTTTCAGGGATTAG
- a CDS encoding alginate export family protein, with product MTLTRLILSGILLLTCTQLSLAQFTLGAEMRPRAQFRNGYRTLKAEGDDPSFFISQRTRLNAFYQKDDLFTTYISLQDVRIWGDQDQLADEPSTGVFEAWARLKLLNKLYLKAGRQELSYEDGYLLGRLNWRQTGRSHDAGIFQYADSTFQADLGLAFNQDKGNIFGTYYEGDYYKSLQFLWMKKSWKHLEASFLFINRGMQMADSSQNFEQTFGPTLAYSKERFSLKARAYLQRGKNADDLRVNAHFWSAMAAYRFSDQWTWKAGADVLSGMSYSDAASPTLTETRTFDILYGLRHGHFGFMDYFYLNFTPTTGLIDAMVKGSYSPKKNLKLNADIHSFSSYAQLPVEEPGNERYEKHLGVETDLYLSYSPNDELTLTGGYSHMLATESMEVVKGGQSNGLNNWVWLALTFKPVFISTDKE from the coding sequence ATGACTCTTACACGCCTGATTCTTTCAGGAATTCTCCTGCTGACCTGTACCCAATTGTCACTGGCCCAGTTTACGCTAGGGGCTGAAATGAGGCCTAGAGCCCAGTTTCGCAATGGCTACCGCACATTAAAAGCAGAAGGTGATGACCCGTCTTTCTTTATCTCACAGCGGACGCGGCTTAATGCATTTTACCAGAAAGACGACCTGTTTACTACCTACATCTCGCTGCAGGATGTGCGCATATGGGGCGATCAGGACCAACTGGCTGATGAGCCATCTACCGGTGTATTTGAGGCATGGGCCCGACTAAAACTGCTTAACAAGCTATACCTGAAAGCGGGCCGTCAGGAATTGAGCTACGAAGACGGGTACCTGCTGGGCCGCCTTAACTGGAGGCAAACCGGCCGCAGCCACGATGCCGGTATATTTCAGTACGCTGACAGTACCTTTCAGGCCGATCTGGGGCTGGCCTTTAACCAGGATAAAGGAAATATATTCGGCACATACTACGAAGGAGATTATTACAAGTCTTTGCAATTCTTATGGATGAAAAAGTCCTGGAAGCACCTCGAAGCATCCTTTCTATTCATCAACCGGGGCATGCAAATGGCGGACAGCTCGCAAAATTTTGAGCAGACCTTCGGGCCTACCCTTGCATACAGTAAAGAACGGTTTTCGCTAAAAGCGAGAGCCTACCTGCAACGAGGCAAAAATGCGGACGACCTAAGGGTAAATGCCCACTTCTGGTCTGCTATGGCGGCGTACAGGTTTTCGGATCAATGGACATGGAAGGCAGGGGCTGACGTTCTTTCCGGTATGTCCTATTCAGACGCTGCTTCCCCTACCCTTACAGAAACACGTACATTTGATATACTATATGGCCTGCGACATGGCCACTTTGGCTTCATGGATTATTTCTACCTTAATTTTACACCTACTACAGGCCTGATAGACGCCATGGTAAAAGGAAGCTATTCCCCAAAGAAGAACCTCAAACTCAATGCAGATATACACTCATTCTCCAGCTATGCCCAACTACCAGTGGAAGAACCTGGCAATGAGAGATATGAAAAACATCTGGGCGTAGAAACAGACTTATATCTGAGCTATTCGCCAAATGATGAGCTAACCCTTACCGGAGGTTATTCTCACATGCTGGCTACCGAATCTATGGAAGTGGTGAAAGGCGGACAATCCAACGGATTGAATAACTGGGTATGGCTTGCGCTAACCTTTAAGCCTGTTTTTATTTCCACAGATAAAGAATAA
- a CDS encoding cache domain-containing protein, with protein MKLEKKVTLLMCGVLTIVALLVSGVSLYFIKQQTDKEIKDFRDREMANLRTHLKDIVDVGYGVLHSQYEQANDSNHQLEYIKKNLIPDDSLHRAASDDSLLTVYGAQAREGIINEALRILKDSRFDSGNGYFWITNSQLPYPTMIMHAAKPQNEGKVMSAEKYNTEKYDSKNIYQARVEGALAEGEAFVEYVIEKPETGEKEEKISYSRLYKPLGWIISSGVYTDSVAAMAAEMKTEYYNDLRRTYLIIVLATFAALVFASILTYRFTSSIVQMINQVKDRLKRLARGEKVELIQRKAKNEIGEMTESLNNLVEGTNSYVDFAKEIGNGNLTHEFTPLSEQDVLGNELLQMREKLQKTSEEEKQRSWSTQGMAMFGDILRSNQENTVKLCDEVLRALAKYVGINQAAIYLAEERPGGDGVQLVMTSVYAYDRKKFMERTIEIGQGLAGQCYLEKETTVLTEVPDDYLTITSGLGEATPKNIVLFPVKYNDDIFGVMEIASFNVFKDYEVAMIERLCESLASTVGSVRTNETTRDLLEKAQMMADEMKAQEEELRQNQEEMQATQEEMLRNQQELTEENQALKAELDSLKASETTKG; from the coding sequence ATGAAGCTGGAAAAGAAAGTCACTCTTCTGATGTGTGGCGTGCTTACCATCGTTGCTTTGCTTGTCAGCGGTGTCTCCCTTTATTTTATCAAACAGCAAACCGACAAGGAGATAAAAGATTTCAGAGACAGGGAGATGGCCAACCTCCGCACGCACCTCAAGGATATTGTAGATGTGGGGTATGGCGTACTTCACTCTCAGTATGAACAGGCCAATGACTCAAACCACCAGCTTGAATATATTAAAAAGAACCTCATCCCTGACGACAGCCTGCACCGGGCTGCCTCCGATGACAGCCTTCTCACAGTATATGGCGCCCAGGCAAGAGAGGGGATTATAAACGAAGCCTTAAGGATATTAAAGGACTCTCGCTTTGACTCAGGAAACGGCTACTTCTGGATCACTAACTCCCAGCTACCCTACCCTACTATGATCATGCACGCAGCCAAGCCTCAGAATGAAGGTAAGGTTATGAGTGCTGAAAAGTATAACACGGAAAAGTACGATAGTAAAAACATCTATCAGGCACGGGTGGAAGGTGCACTGGCAGAAGGTGAGGCTTTCGTAGAATATGTAATCGAAAAGCCAGAGACTGGCGAGAAGGAGGAAAAAATAAGCTACTCAAGGCTCTATAAACCGCTCGGGTGGATCATTTCATCAGGCGTTTATACAGATAGTGTGGCGGCTATGGCGGCTGAAATGAAAACAGAGTACTACAATGACCTGCGCCGTACCTACCTGATCATTGTACTGGCCACTTTTGCCGCGCTTGTTTTTGCTTCTATACTTACATACAGGTTTACCAGCAGTATTGTACAGATGATAAACCAGGTGAAAGACCGCCTTAAAAGGCTCGCAAGAGGTGAAAAGGTGGAACTTATCCAAAGAAAAGCTAAAAATGAGATCGGGGAGATGACAGAATCCCTGAATAACCTGGTGGAGGGCACCAATTCCTATGTGGATTTTGCAAAAGAGATAGGCAACGGAAACCTGACCCATGAATTCACTCCTTTGAGTGAACAGGATGTGCTCGGCAATGAATTACTTCAGATGCGAGAGAAGCTGCAAAAAACCTCTGAAGAAGAAAAGCAACGTAGCTGGAGTACACAGGGCATGGCTATGTTCGGGGACATCCTCCGCAGCAATCAGGAAAATACCGTCAAACTCTGTGATGAGGTTCTCAGGGCGTTGGCAAAGTACGTAGGCATAAATCAGGCTGCCATCTACCTGGCCGAGGAGCGCCCCGGCGGGGATGGTGTGCAGCTCGTGATGACCTCCGTGTATGCTTATGATCGTAAGAAATTCATGGAGCGAACAATTGAGATAGGCCAGGGACTGGCCGGGCAGTGCTATCTAGAAAAAGAAACCACTGTGCTTACAGAAGTTCCGGATGACTACCTCACTATCACTTCAGGACTGGGTGAGGCCACTCCAAAAAATATCGTTCTTTTTCCCGTGAAATATAATGATGATATATTCGGTGTGATGGAGATAGCTTCTTTTAATGTCTTCAAAGACTATGAAGTAGCTATGATCGAGCGATTATGCGAAAGTCTCGCCTCTACAGTGGGATCAGTAAGAACCAATGAAACCACGCGTGATCTGCTGGAAAAAGCCCAGATGATGGCAGACGAAATGAAAGCTCAGGAAGAAGAGCTACGTCAGAACCAGGAAGAGATGCAGGCCACCCAGGAAGAGATGCTGCGTAACCAGCAGGAACTTACCGAGGAAAACCAGGCCCTGAAAGCCGAACTGGATTCGCTTAAAGCTTCTGAAACAACTAAAGGATAA